In Anopheles gambiae chromosome 2, idAnoGambNW_F1_1, whole genome shotgun sequence, a single window of DNA contains:
- the LOC133391678 gene encoding uncharacterized protein LOC133391678 — MDIFAAVKNSSDLKKLTADEEGLVRLLQEAELLPPTQQCSKCKRQMKLKVTKRSNACKWICKPTSSCWECTVRTDSTFKNSRLSLSQLMEITFERSRNTTRMVAEAECAAGKTAILKWFKILREISAEYVETHQQQIGGKGLTVKIDESVITKRKYHRGRIADNNQVWLVGSICRETKEISLELVQKRDAGNLQGIIMNNVAPGTTIVTDGWRAYIGLDGKGYEHEMINHSENFVDPSVPLVHTQTIENLWRWVKPFLRSKGTNRGALIEYIREYQLKRAQPNNFITILRAIQSVQEFE, encoded by the exons ATGGATATATTTGCAGCAGTCAAAAATTCCAGTGACCTGAAGAAGCTAACCGCGGATGAGGAAGGGTTGGTTCGTCTTTTGCAGGAAGCTGAACTTTTGCCGCCAACACAACAATGCAGCAAGTGCAAGAGGCAAATGAAACTGAAGGTAACCAAGCGCTCCAATGCTTGCAAATGGATTTGCAAGCCTACATCGAGCTGCTGGGAATGTACTGTCCGCACGGATAGTACTTTCAAAAATTCGAGGCTGTCTCTATCCCAGTTGATGGAGATAACCTTCGAGAGGTCTCGAAATACGACGCGGATGGTTGCGGAAGCTGAATGTGCAGCcg GTAAGACAGCCATTCtaaaatggttcaaaataCTCCGTGAAATAAGCGCTGAATATGTGGAAACCCACCAACAACAGATCGGAGGCAAAGGGCTCACTGTGAAGATCGACGAGTCCGTCATTACCAAACGGAAGTACCACAGAGGACGGATCGCGGACAACAACCAGGTTTGGCTGGTCGGTAGTATTTGTCGGGAGACAAAAGAGATTTCTCTGGAGCTGGTTCAGAAACGCGACGCTGGCAACTTGCAGGGCATCATTATGAACAATGTGGCCCCCGGAACGACAATTGTGACGGATGGTTGGCGTGCCTACATCGGATTAGACGGAAAAGGGTATGAGCACGAGATGATAAACCATTCAGAAAATTTTGTCGACCCAAGCGTTCCATtagtacacacacagaccatcGAGAATTTATGGCGCTGGGTCAAGCCCTTTTTAAGATCTAAAGGCACAAACCGGGGAGCATTGATTGAATATATACGCGAGTACCAGCTTAAGCGAGCCCAGCCTAACAATTTCATTACCATCTTGCGTGCCATCCAATCAGTTCAGGAGTTTGAGTAA
- the LOC133391983 gene encoding uncharacterized protein LOC133391983, with the protein MSNFIAEEFARKLLTSRKSVNVAVSGIGNAVQQTKGSIVATVQSKTQPFATEMTFLVLDTPSANIPTSPTDVSSWKMPDVALAESTFNSPGQIDIVIGGDTFWELHTGRKRSIGRGKPWLVETHFGWVVTGNTHHSSIGPRLCHLSAYDTPLEETMQRFWESETIAEDPVLSVEENTCEKHFAATTVRNSSGRYVVSLPFNSNPNIVESRRK; encoded by the coding sequence ATGTCTAATTTCATCGCTGAGGAGTTCGCACGGAAACTGCTGACGAGTCGCAAAAGCGTCAACGTCGCTGTATCGGGCATCGGCAATGCAGTACAGCAGACCAAGGGTTCCATCGTCGCTACCGTTCAGTCCAAGACACAACCCTTCGCAACGGAGATGACTTTCTTGGTTCTGGACACGCCATCCGCAAACATCCCTACATCACCAACGGACGTCTCTTCATGGAAAATGCCGGACGTGGCATTGGCGGAAAGCACCTTTAACAGTCCGGGGCAAATCGACATCGTCATCGGAGGCGATACGTTCTGGGAGCTCCACACCGGTCGCAAGCGCTCTATCGGTAGAGGCAAACCGTGGCTGGTCGAAACCCATTTTGGTTGGGTTGTCACCGGCAACACTCATCATTCGTCCATCGGTCCGCGGCTGTGCCATCTATCTGCATACGACACTCCACTGGAGGAGACCATGCAGCGGTTCTGGGAGAGTGAAACCATAGCCGAGGATCCTGTGCTATCGGTTGAGGAGAATACTTGCGAGAAGCATTTCGCAGCAACAACTGTTCGCAACTCAAGTGGAAGGTATGTCGTTAGTTTGCCATTTAACTCCAACCCTAATATCGTCGAGAGTCGAAGGAAATAG
- the LOC133395135 gene encoding uncharacterized protein LOC133395135: MDKKIKAVQLKKRIALENIKSLERFQAKYSSDDAKQIPEALEDLAKHKEEFFTAVSKLEELKDKDEAVEASIMERIDIEERCRKLKSFLRERQPKEEGSLNDTTGLASSTLAFGRPHAPNLRLPKIELPTFDGDHTKWLSFRDRFIAMIDASAELPSIAKLQYLLSSLKGDAAVLFEHTPLTADNYSVTWVALLKRYDNSRLLIREYYRKLHYLPGVQLVCVDKLTHLVDEFTRFVNGLKRLNEPVDSWDTPLSNMLLMKLDRETLLAWEKHSVHFTTDKYKDVIDFVQDRIQILKSTNNFVKDQAASGIKVAGLIRQPGQRRFIANAATSRSAPAASTAHTQQPKCPLECSEDHTLRNCPVFIAKEVQQRRDVVASKRLCWNCLSSNHQVRACKSDYSCRTCRERHHTLLHHSPPYALS; the protein is encoded by the coding sequence ATGGATAAGAAAATTAAAGCAGTGCAACTGAAAAAGAGGATCGCCCTGGAGAACATAAAATCGCTGGAACGGTTCCAGGCGAAATATTCGAGTGATGATGCCAAGCAGATTCCGGAGGCGTTAGAAGATCTGGCGAAACATAAGGAAGAGTTTTTCACCGCAGTTTCGAAACTGGAAGAGCTTAAAGATAAAGACGAAGCGGTCGAAGCCAGCATAATGGAACGGATCGATATTGAAGAACGCTGTCGCAAGCTAAAATCATTTCTACGGGAAAGACAGCCAAAGGAAGAAGGTTCGCTCAATGATACTACGGGCTTGGCTTCCTCAACGCTTGCATTCGGTCGACCCCACGCGCCAAATTTACGTTTGCCCAAAATCGAACTTCCAACATTTGACGGAGATCACACAAAATGGCTTTCTTTCCGAGATCGCTTCATCGCAATGATCGACGCTTCAGCCGAGCTTCCATCTATCGCGAAGCTCCAATACTTATTGTCATCGTTGAAGGGGGACGCGGCGGTACTCTTCGAGCATACACCTTTAACGGCGGACAACTATTCGGTTACCTGGGTGGCGCTTCTTAAACGGTACGACAATTCTCGTCTTTTGATTCGCGAATACTATCGCAAATTGCACTACCTTCCGGGAGTTCAATTGGTGTGCGTTGATAAGCTCACACACCTGGTGGATGAATTCACCCGCTTCGTCAACGGGTTGAAAAGGCTGAATGAACCGGTTGACTCGTGGGATACACCCCTCTCAAACATGTTGCTGATGAAGTTGGATCGAGAGACATTGTTGGCTTGGGAGAAACATTCCGTGCACTTCACGACGGACAAATATAAGGATGTGATCGACTTCGTGCAAGATCGTATCCAAATCTTGAAATCGACCAACAACTTCGTGAAGGATCAAGCAGCTAGTGGTATCAAGGTGGCCGGTCTCATTCGTCAACCAGGGCAACGGAGATTCATCGCGAATGCAGCTACATCTCGCTCGGCTCCTGCTGCATCGACTGCGCACACCCAACAGCCAAAGTGTCCATTGGAGTGTTCCGAAGACCACACACTGCGCAACTGTCCAGTGTTCATCGCCAAGGAGGTCCAACAGCGACGGGACGTCGTCGCATCGAAGCGGCTGTGCTGGAACTGTTTGAGCAGCAATCATCAGGTTAGAGCGTGCAAGTCGGATTATTCGTGTCGCACGTGTCGTGAGCGTCATCACACACTTCTACATCATTCACCACCCTATGCTCTGTCGTAA